A single window of Plasmodium malariae genome assembly, chromosome: 8 DNA harbors:
- the PmUG01_08011200 gene encoding fam-l protein — MEKKVKSLLFIKIPKFTLLSWICYIYIYMCTFNKYFYESYNYSIEIHGKAYRILSKYKRDKYSNALGLKEEMTNNGMTKIKDISNHMEGYTGKRKHANGTPLDFTGNCKSYMKKNKCMFETKKYSHFEKKIFKEMDFMDFLKNNKTISNKSYRKIIRKKCVILFLLPLLMFFLLSVLPIVDLSWGLIDGKMGCGVQ, encoded by the exons atggaaaaaaaagtaaagtcactgttatttattaaaattccTAAGTTTACCCTTTTAAGTTggatatgttatatttacatCTATATG tgtacatttaataaatatttttatgaaagtTACAATTATAGTATAGAAATACATGGAAAAGCATATCGTATACTGTCAAAATATAAACGggataaatattcaaatgcCTTAGGTTTAAAAGAGGAAATGACAAATAATGGAATGacgaaaataaaagatatatctaATCATATGGAAGGGTACActggaaaaagaaaacatgCAAATGGAACACCATTAGATTTTACAGGAAACTGTAAatcatatatgaaaaaaaacaagtgtatgtttgaaacaaaaaaatattcccactttgaaaaaaaaatattcaaagaaatGGATTTTAtggattttcttaaaaacaacAAGACAATTAGTAATAAGTcttacagaaaaataatacgtaaaaaatgCGTAATACTATTTCTTTTACCTTTATTAATGTTCTTTTTGTTATCAGTATTGCCAATAGTAGATTTATCGTGGGGTTTGATAGATGGAAAAATGGGTTGTGGGGTGCAATAG
- the PmUG01_08011400 gene encoding Plasmodium exported protein, unknown function gives MERKIKLNFLFKIFMFIFLISICHFDYDMSIDNEYLYKNYIADIEIVTRSYRLLGTHKQEKCSDIVYIKGDIPTIREYQKLNTYNSIKVTKGINKKQNECSLYNAGGYEHGGRSKNSVHYGRNSKLGKRKFDKIYYRNTLRNSTIADFKFLRNVTKQKAVLICILLSFHAISGILLSFLIPTDTLRNGKIVISKLWNFGATVGFSTFTYIVILSFIHLFSLIAKYMKIIHKKREINYTAYPSLSKVFYNSNYI, from the exons ATGGAgcgaaaaattaaattaaactttttatttaaaatttttatgtttatctttttaatttcgATATGTCATTTTGATTATGATATG agtatcgataatgaatatttgtataaaaattacattgcTGATATAGAAATAGTTACAAGATCATATCGATTACTAGGAACGCATAAGCAGGAAAAATGTTCagatattgtatatataaaaggtgATATACCAACTATCAGGGAATACCAAAAATTGAATACttataatagtataaaaGTAACCAAaggcataaataaaaagcaaaatgaatgttcattatataatgcAGGAGGTTATGAACATGGTGGGAGAAGTAAAAATTCTGTGCACTACGGAAGAAATTCAAAAttaggaaaaagaaaattcgACAAAATATACTATAGAAATACACTTAGGAATTCTACTATTGCAGATTTTAAGTTTTTAAGAAATGTTACAAAACAAAAAGCAGttcttatttgtattttattgaGCTTCCATGCAATAAGTGGAATACTACTAAGTTTTTTAATACCAACCGACACGCTAAGAAATGGTAAAATTGTGATATCAAAGCTTTGGAATTTTGGAGCAACTGTAGGATTTTCCACATTCACATATATAGTTATACTATCGTTTATTCATCTCTTCAGTTTAATTGCAAAGTATATGAAGATAATACATAAGAAAcgtgaaataaattatacagCGTATCCTTCTCTTAGTAAAGTCTTTTATAacagtaattatatataa
- the PmUG01_08011500 gene encoding Plasmodium exported protein, unknown function — protein sequence MKTKNKLLFSNIIFMFMWLSWVRYISSDKFNVSLDENYNLLKKLARRTCRLLSKYKPIKDSITVLLKENISNNEKYKEKYVLNDVELTRGSYIHPSKSSSNNIECYENSRKSKSLVCQRKDPHFGKRILDKIYYSNNVKCAMNSDFNFLKNCKKNKIYFLYALFFLFVVRLILDIASIDFKNWNINLKFLQEWEIPAQILSYILTLIFLLIFILVCRKIKKYDKMLHVKSEINNSQYNHFHRIGL from the exons atgaaaacaaaaaataagttactgttttctaatataatttttatgtttatgtggTTAAGTTGGGTGCGCTATATTAGCAGTGATAag ttTAATGTATCTTTGGACGAAAACTACAATCTTCTTAAAAAGCTAGCTAGAAGAACATGTAGattattatcaaaatataagcCCATTAAGGATTCAATTActgtattattaaaagaaaatatttcaaataatgaaaaatacaaagaaaaatatgtattaaacGATGTTGAATTAACAAGAGGAAGTTATATACATCCAAGTAAAAGTTCatcaaataatatagaatGCTATGAAAATTCTAGGAAAAGTAAATCTTTAGTATGCCAAAGAAAAGATCCACATTTtggaaaaagaatattagacaaaatatattattcaaataatgTTAAGTGTGCTATGAATTctgattttaattttttaaaaaattgtaaaaaaaacaaaatatactttttgtacgctttgtttttcttatttgttGTACGGCTAATACTAGATATTGCTTCAATAGATTTTAAGAACTGGAATATTAACTTAAAATTTCTACAAGAATGGGAGATACCAGCACAAATATTAAGCTATATATTgactttaatatttttattaatatttattttagtcTGCAgaaagattaaaaaatacgATAAAATGTTGCATGTAAAAAGTGAAATTAATAATAGCCAATATAATCATTTCCATAGAATAGGCTTATAA